The Afipia massiliensis genome has a segment encoding these proteins:
- a CDS encoding peptidoglycan DD-metalloendopeptidase family protein, protein MNNRRTASGNFWCCFLYLASLSVTSLSFGLLAQPARAGEFRTPSISLVRPDWSAAVNQLKTEIDSQPLAVDNFSFTGGRRPSRQFSARRITAVSQINTVTSPIFSGIELSPVPVLLPFDGALYLADRRSGAVNLLIPRYQAGFRAASMFEAGPSGYDAVFLLDHGADGNMPSRVYSQPVEVQITASLLIYDIRDPLAGKGEPVKSLATQFPNLRRVIREGYVRYAFTRFGVPYVVSIQCLDSVARSKRLSCREASPVAERFIKALRIAGGTPRDPRYNIASYASERPIAYDADFTYRPPGEIIANSGYRGQGGHQDFTVYSQIRFPIEKAPAFANSQSFLNWGDCNLTGRVSFAPTKGDPYRCKRNDKQLVFDESAKENYSYPWQDNFCETRDFEVGQCANGMGHQGQDIRPSTCHLRNDGADRCIPDLFPVVAVREGVLIRSPKQQAAFLLVNTRNEHVRFRYMHMNPARLDADGVIYGRRVTEGERIGVVSNFQDRPGGTTNHLHFDVQVFTRDGWLWVNPYVTLISSYERLVGGRGREYIQPPPEAPAMAHAQPRADLPPNAVTEGGGR, encoded by the coding sequence GTGAACAACAGAAGGACGGCATCGGGGAATTTCTGGTGCTGTTTTCTGTACCTTGCCTCGCTCTCCGTTACCTCGCTCTCCTTTGGCCTGCTCGCGCAACCTGCCCGAGCCGGCGAATTCAGAACGCCATCGATATCGCTCGTCAGGCCGGACTGGTCTGCTGCCGTCAACCAGCTCAAGACCGAAATCGACTCGCAGCCGCTTGCCGTCGATAATTTCAGTTTCACCGGCGGACGCCGCCCGTCACGTCAGTTCAGCGCACGGCGCATCACGGCGGTCTCGCAGATCAACACCGTCACGTCGCCGATCTTTTCCGGCATCGAACTCAGTCCGGTTCCGGTGTTGTTGCCGTTCGACGGCGCCCTGTATCTCGCCGATCGCCGGAGCGGGGCGGTCAATCTTCTGATCCCGCGCTATCAGGCCGGCTTCCGCGCCGCCAGCATGTTCGAGGCCGGGCCGTCCGGCTACGACGCGGTCTTCCTGCTCGACCATGGCGCCGACGGCAACATGCCGTCGCGGGTCTATTCGCAACCCGTTGAAGTCCAGATCACCGCGTCACTGCTGATCTACGACATCAGGGATCCGCTCGCCGGCAAGGGCGAGCCGGTCAAATCGCTGGCGACGCAATTTCCAAACCTGCGCCGGGTGATCCGCGAGGGGTATGTACGCTACGCGTTCACACGGTTCGGCGTTCCTTATGTCGTTTCGATCCAGTGCCTCGACAGCGTCGCGCGCAGCAAGCGTCTCTCCTGCCGTGAAGCGTCGCCCGTCGCCGAGCGGTTTATCAAGGCCCTGCGCATCGCGGGCGGCACCCCGCGCGATCCCCGTTACAACATCGCTTCCTACGCCTCTGAGCGGCCGATCGCATACGACGCTGACTTCACCTATCGCCCGCCGGGCGAGATCATCGCCAACAGCGGCTATCGCGGGCAAGGCGGCCACCAGGACTTCACGGTCTACTCGCAGATCCGCTTTCCGATCGAGAAAGCTCCGGCATTCGCCAACTCGCAGTCGTTCCTGAACTGGGGTGACTGCAACCTCACGGGGCGGGTCTCATTTGCGCCGACCAAGGGCGATCCGTATCGCTGCAAGCGCAATGACAAGCAGTTGGTGTTCGATGAATCGGCCAAGGAGAACTACAGCTACCCCTGGCAGGACAACTTCTGCGAGACACGCGACTTCGAGGTCGGACAGTGCGCCAACGGAATGGGGCATCAGGGTCAGGATATCCGCCCCTCGACATGTCACCTGCGCAACGATGGCGCGGATCGCTGCATCCCCGATCTTTTTCCGGTTGTCGCGGTCCGGGAAGGCGTTCTGATCAGGTCGCCGAAGCAACAGGCCGCGTTCCTGCTGGTGAATACACGAAACGAGCACGTCCGCTTCCGCTACATGCACATGAACCCGGCGCGCCTCGACGCCGACGGCGTGATCTATGGACGGCGCGTGACCGAGGGCGAGCGGATCGGTGTGGTTTCGAATTTTCAGGATCGCCCCGGCGGAACGACAAACCATCTGCATTTCGACGTCCAGGTGTTCACACGTGACGGCTGGCTCTGGGTCAATCCCTACGTCACCCTGATCTCGTCCTATGAACGCCTCGTCGGCGGCCGTGGCCGGGAATACATCCAGCCGCCTCCGGAAGCGCCTGCGATGGCGCATGCCCAACCGCGTGCGGATCTCCCGCCGAATGCTGTTACGGAAGGCGGAGGCCGCTAG
- the epmA gene encoding EF-P lysine aminoacylase EpmA, whose protein sequence is MNAGQEPSPWWMPGRHVDRKPFLQARSAITRATREWFGGEGFTEVETGILQKSPGNETHLHAPSADLTSAAGDKTRHYLRTSPEFACKKLLAAGETKIVEFARVFRDRERGPLHLPEFTMLEWYRANEGYEAVMADCVVVIARAAQETGIGTFSFRGKSADPFAAPELLTVADAFSRFASIDLLATIPEGQADRDALAVMAGHRVRITEDDTWSDIFSKVLVEHVEPNLGQGRLTILYEYPAPESALARVKPSDPRVAERFEVYACGVELANGFGELIDAGEQRLRFTAAMDEKERRYGERYPLDEDFLAAMTRMPEACGVALGFDRLVMLASGATRVDQVVWTPPGGDA, encoded by the coding sequence ATGAATGCGGGACAGGAACCTTCACCCTGGTGGATGCCCGGCCGCCACGTGGACCGCAAGCCGTTTTTGCAGGCGCGGAGCGCCATTACCCGGGCTACGCGAGAGTGGTTCGGAGGTGAGGGGTTCACCGAGGTCGAAACCGGAATTCTCCAGAAATCGCCCGGGAACGAGACACATCTTCACGCCCCCTCGGCTGACCTGACGTCGGCCGCGGGTGACAAGACGAGGCATTATCTCCGAACCTCCCCCGAATTTGCCTGCAAGAAGCTGCTGGCAGCCGGGGAGACAAAGATTGTGGAGTTCGCCCGGGTATTCCGGGATCGCGAGCGCGGTCCGCTGCATCTGCCGGAATTCACCATGCTGGAATGGTATCGCGCAAATGAGGGGTATGAAGCGGTCATGGCCGATTGCGTCGTCGTGATCGCACGCGCAGCTCAGGAGACGGGAATCGGGACGTTCTCATTCCGCGGCAAGAGCGCCGATCCATTTGCCGCGCCGGAACTGCTGACTGTTGCGGATGCGTTTTCGCGCTTCGCGTCCATCGATTTGCTTGCAACGATTCCCGAAGGACAGGCGGACCGCGATGCGCTCGCAGTGATGGCGGGACATCGCGTCCGCATCACCGAGGACGACACGTGGTCGGACATCTTCAGCAAGGTTCTGGTCGAGCATGTAGAACCAAATCTGGGGCAGGGCCGATTGACGATTCTCTACGAATACCCCGCGCCGGAATCAGCGCTGGCTCGCGTCAAACCATCCGATCCGCGCGTTGCAGAACGGTTTGAAGTCTATGCCTGTGGTGTCGAACTCGCGAACGGCTTTGGCGAATTGATCGACGCAGGCGAACAACGGCTGCGCTTCACCGCGGCGATGGACGAGAAGGAGCGGCGATACGGTGAACGCTACCCGCTCGATGAGGACTTCCTTGCGGCGATGACCCGCATGCCGGAGGCCTGCGGCGTGGCGCTGGGGTTCGATCGCCTTGTGATGCTCGCCAGCGGCGCAACGCGCGTCGATCAGGTGGTCTGGACGCCGCCGGGAGGTGACGCATGA
- a CDS encoding haloacid dehalogenase type II produces the protein MSEIKALVFDVFGTVVDWRTSLIDNFIAWGKAKGIKGDWTALVDGWRGAYMPSMDEVRKHPERGFVILDDLQRQSIEPLTAKLGITGLTPADFDYLTRGWHSLNPWPDSVSGLTRLKTKFIISPLSNGNVALLTNMAKHAGLPWDLVLSAEIFRHYKPDPEAYLGAAKILGLAPAQVMMVAAHNNDLAAAQALGLKTAFVPRITEYGPFQNRDFKAEGNWDFVVKDFNDLADKLGC, from the coding sequence ATGTCCGAGATCAAGGCGCTGGTGTTCGATGTCTTCGGGACCGTGGTCGATTGGCGAACCAGCCTGATCGATAATTTCATCGCATGGGGCAAGGCGAAGGGCATCAAGGGCGACTGGACCGCGCTGGTCGATGGGTGGCGTGGCGCGTATATGCCGTCGATGGACGAGGTTCGCAAACATCCGGAGCGGGGCTTCGTGATCCTCGACGACCTGCAGCGGCAGTCGATCGAGCCGCTCACCGCAAAACTCGGCATCACCGGTCTGACGCCGGCCGATTTCGATTATCTCACCCGAGGCTGGCACAGCCTCAATCCCTGGCCGGACAGTGTCAGCGGCCTGACACGGCTGAAGACAAAGTTCATCATCAGTCCGCTGTCCAACGGCAACGTCGCGCTTCTGACCAACATGGCGAAGCATGCCGGCCTGCCGTGGGATCTGGTGCTGAGCGCCGAGATTTTCCGCCATTACAAGCCTGATCCCGAAGCCTATCTGGGCGCAGCGAAGATTCTCGGTCTTGCGCCGGCGCAGGTGATGATGGTCGCCGCTCACAATAACGATCTGGCGGCGGCGCAGGCGCTCGGCCTGAAGACGGCTTTTGTGCCGCGCATCACGGAGTATGGTCCGTTTCAGAACCGTGATTTCAAGGCCGAGGGAAACTGGGATTTCGTCGTCAAGGATTTCAACGACCTCGCCGACAAGCTCGGCTGCTAA
- the efp gene encoding elongation factor P, producing MKVIASSIRKGNIIEQDGKLYVVLTAENIHPGKGTPVSQIEMRRISDGTKVSERYKTTDQVERAFVEDRDYNYLYEDGDGFHFMNNENYDQLLVPKDVVGTQAPYLQENMTVKLSIHDNIAVAITLPQRTTLEVVDTEPVTKGQTASSSYKPAMLSNGVRTLVPPHIGTGTRIVVMTEDGSYVERAKD from the coding sequence GTGAAAGTCATCGCCAGTTCGATCCGCAAGGGCAACATCATTGAGCAGGACGGCAAGCTATATGTCGTTCTGACTGCGGAGAACATCCACCCCGGCAAGGGAACTCCGGTCAGCCAGATCGAAATGCGCCGAATCAGCGACGGCACCAAGGTCTCCGAACGCTACAAGACGACCGATCAGGTCGAGCGCGCGTTCGTCGAGGATCGCGACTACAACTATCTGTACGAAGACGGCGACGGCTTCCATTTCATGAACAACGAGAATTACGACCAACTCCTGGTGCCCAAGGATGTGGTCGGCACGCAGGCTCCTTACCTGCAGGAAAACATGACCGTGAAGCTGTCGATCCACGACAACATCGCGGTCGCGATCACCCTGCCCCAGCGCACCACGCTGGAAGTGGTCGATACCGAGCCGGTGACCAAGGGACAGACGGCGTCGTCATCCTACAAGCCTGCAATGCTGTCGAACGGCGTCCGCACGCTGGTCCCGCCGCACATCGGCACCGGCACGCGCATCGTCGTGATGACCGAAGACGGCTCCTACGTCGAGCGCGCGAAAGACTGA
- a CDS encoding cyclase family protein, which produces MTRKLIDISVPLQNDVPADPPGGHPTIQYIDHQQGLPRMLQFFDGLKKEDLPDGQGWAVEQVSLSTHNGTHLDAPYHFHPTMNRGERSWTIDEVPLEWCFQPGVKLDFRHFPDGYVATAADVENELKRIGHTLKPLEIVIVNTSAGAKYGRQDYVTSGCGMGYEATMYLLERGVRLTGIDGWSWDAPFIYTAKKYAETKDASLIWEGHKAGRHIGYCHLEKLHNLEQLPSTGFTVSCFPVKIERASAGWTRAVAILDA; this is translated from the coding sequence ATGACCCGCAAGCTGATCGACATTTCCGTACCGTTGCAAAATGACGTGCCGGCGGATCCTCCGGGCGGCCACCCCACGATCCAGTATATCGACCACCAGCAGGGATTGCCGCGGATGCTGCAATTCTTCGACGGATTAAAGAAGGAAGACCTTCCCGACGGTCAGGGCTGGGCCGTGGAGCAAGTGAGCCTCTCCACGCACAACGGCACCCACCTCGATGCGCCCTATCACTTTCATCCCACCATGAACCGCGGCGAGCGCTCATGGACCATCGATGAGGTTCCGCTGGAATGGTGCTTCCAGCCCGGCGTGAAACTGGACTTCCGCCATTTCCCCGACGGCTATGTCGCGACCGCCGCCGACGTTGAAAACGAATTGAAGCGGATCGGACACACCCTCAAGCCGCTTGAGATCGTCATCGTCAACACCAGCGCCGGTGCGAAGTATGGCCGGCAGGATTACGTCACGTCCGGTTGCGGAATGGGCTACGAGGCAACGATGTATCTGCTGGAGCGCGGCGTGCGTCTCACCGGCATCGATGGCTGGAGCTGGGACGCACCATTCATCTACACGGCCAAGAAATATGCCGAGACGAAAGACGCCAGCCTGATCTGGGAAGGTCACAAGGCTGGCCGCCACATCGGCTATTGCCACCTCGAAAAGCTGCACAATTTAGAACAATTGCCATCGACCGGATTCACCGTGTCATGCTTCCCGGTTAAGATCGAGCGTGCATCGGCCGGCTGGACCCGCGCAGTCGCGATCCTCGACGCGTAG
- the recJ gene encoding single-stranded-DNA-specific exonuclease RecJ, translating to MTLPASALPAESVPAFLGVTRSATGRVWRDRLDPRGAARALAIAQRYQVPEMLARIIAGRGIDIDAVDDFLDPTIRKLMPDPLTVTEMEAAAKRIADAAARGEKVAIFGDYDVDGATSAALLTWHLRHCGLDPLIHIPDRIFEGYGPNVEAVRGLANKGATLLVTVDCGTTSIEPLAEAKRLGMDVVVIDHHQCGDELPVVDALVNPNRLDDLSGLGHLAAVGLVFVTLVAVNRELRARNFWSDVRPEPNLLDALHHVALGTVADVASLTGLNRAFVAKGLIALRRRDHVGHTALMDVSRLSGPPEAWHLGFMLGPRINAGGRIGRADLGVRLLLEGDISEAARIAAELDRLNTERRVIEQMAEAQAEAEALASLGLDDKGSVIVTASEGWHPGVVGLVASRLKEKFSRPAFAIALEPGGIGTGSGRSIPGVDLGKVVREAVNEGILLKGGGHAMAAGVTLKKENLAEFRAFVETALAATVADARHANELFIDGAVSARAVTTDFVNTMNRAGPYGAGNPEPLIALPSHQLVFADEVGQAHLRLRFKSGDGSFVNGIAFRSIGQKLGNALIENRGQMLHVAGSLTVDRWQGSERVQMRVTDVAVPDLGPSVIR from the coding sequence ATGACGCTCCCTGCATCCGCATTGCCTGCTGAGTCGGTCCCGGCCTTCCTTGGCGTGACCCGGTCCGCGACCGGCCGCGTGTGGCGCGACCGGCTGGATCCGCGCGGCGCGGCGAGGGCGCTTGCCATCGCGCAGCGTTATCAGGTGCCCGAAATGCTGGCGCGGATCATTGCTGGCCGTGGCATTGACATCGATGCCGTCGATGATTTCCTCGATCCGACCATTCGTAAACTGATGCCCGACCCTTTGACGGTGACGGAAATGGAAGCCGCTGCGAAACGCATTGCCGATGCGGCGGCGCGCGGCGAGAAGGTTGCGATCTTCGGTGACTATGACGTGGACGGTGCGACCTCGGCGGCGCTGCTGACCTGGCATTTGCGTCATTGCGGGCTCGATCCGCTGATCCATATTCCCGACCGCATCTTCGAAGGCTACGGCCCCAATGTCGAAGCGGTGCGAGGGCTTGCCAACAAGGGCGCGACGCTGCTGGTCACGGTCGATTGCGGCACCACAAGCATCGAGCCGCTTGCGGAAGCCAAGCGCCTCGGCATGGACGTGGTCGTGATCGATCATCACCAGTGCGGTGATGAACTTCCCGTGGTGGATGCGCTGGTCAATCCGAACCGGCTCGACGATCTATCGGGCCTTGGGCATCTCGCCGCTGTCGGTCTTGTGTTCGTTACGCTGGTGGCTGTGAACCGCGAGTTGCGCGCCCGTAATTTCTGGAGCGATGTGCGGCCCGAACCAAATCTGCTTGATGCGCTCCACCATGTCGCACTCGGCACCGTCGCCGACGTCGCTTCTCTGACCGGACTCAATCGCGCTTTCGTCGCCAAGGGATTGATCGCGCTGCGACGCCGGGATCACGTCGGCCACACCGCGTTGATGGATGTCTCCCGGCTCAGCGGCCCGCCTGAGGCTTGGCATCTCGGATTCATGCTGGGTCCACGCATCAATGCGGGCGGCCGTATCGGACGCGCCGACCTGGGCGTGCGATTGCTGCTCGAAGGCGATATCTCGGAAGCTGCCCGGATCGCTGCTGAACTGGATCGTCTCAACACTGAGCGCCGCGTGATCGAGCAGATGGCGGAAGCGCAGGCCGAGGCGGAAGCGCTGGCGTCGCTCGGACTCGACGACAAGGGCTCTGTGATCGTTACGGCTTCCGAGGGCTGGCACCCGGGCGTGGTCGGTCTTGTGGCGTCACGGCTCAAGGAGAAGTTTTCGCGACCAGCTTTTGCCATTGCGCTGGAACCCGGCGGCATCGGCACAGGCTCGGGCCGCTCCATTCCGGGCGTCGATCTTGGCAAGGTGGTGCGCGAGGCGGTGAATGAAGGAATTCTGCTGAAGGGCGGCGGGCATGCGATGGCCGCGGGCGTGACGCTGAAGAAGGAGAACCTCGCGGAGTTTCGGGCGTTTGTCGAAACAGCGCTGGCCGCGACCGTTGCCGACGCGCGGCATGCGAATGAGCTGTTCATCGACGGTGCCGTCAGCGCGCGCGCGGTGACCACTGATTTCGTCAACACCATGAACCGCGCCGGACCGTATGGCGCAGGCAATCCCGAACCGCTGATCGCGTTGCCGTCACACCAACTGGTTTTCGCGGATGAAGTGGGACAGGCGCATCTGCGTCTGCGATTCAAGTCCGGCGACGGTTCTTTCGTCAATGGCATCGCGTTCCGTTCGATCGGTCAGAAACTCGGCAATGCGCTGATCGAAAATCGCGGACAGATGTTGCATGTCGCGGGATCGCTCACGGTCGATCGCTGGCAGGGCTCCGAGCGCGTGCAGATGCGTGTGACGGATGTGGCCGTGCCTGATCTGGGGCCTAGCGTTATTCGCTAG
- a CDS encoding HdeD family acid-resistance protein, with protein MTMPQDVAGLHKRMKEAVKANWKAFLIEGIVLVILGMAAIAIPLLASIAVTIFLGWLFLISGAVGLYLTFTTRDMPGFWWSLLSAVLALAAGIILIVQPVAGTLTLTLVVSAYFIAEGITTIMYALAHRSELSGRWGWLLVSGIVDLVVAALIIAGLPGSAAWAIGLLVGINLVFGGTSLIGMALAARKA; from the coding sequence ATGACGATGCCTCAGGATGTCGCCGGGCTTCACAAGCGAATGAAGGAAGCCGTCAAGGCGAACTGGAAAGCCTTCCTGATCGAGGGCATCGTTCTGGTGATCCTGGGGATGGCTGCGATTGCGATTCCGTTGCTCGCCAGCATCGCGGTTACGATCTTCCTCGGCTGGCTGTTCCTGATCAGCGGTGCGGTCGGGCTCTACCTCACCTTCACCACGCGTGACATGCCCGGCTTCTGGTGGTCGCTGCTCTCAGCGGTGCTCGCACTTGCCGCTGGCATCATCCTGATTGTTCAGCCTGTGGCGGGAACGCTGACGCTCACGCTCGTGGTCAGCGCCTACTTCATCGCCGAAGGCATCACCACGATCATGTATGCCCTCGCCCATCGTAGTGAACTATCCGGACGTTGGGGATGGCTGCTGGTGTCGGGCATCGTCGATCTGGTGGTAGCTGCGCTGATCATCGCAGGGCTTCCCGGATCAGCCGCGTGGGCGATCGGACTGCTTGTCGGCATCAACCTCGTGTTCGGCGGCACCTCCCTGATCGGGATGGCGCTCGCCGCGCGGAAGGCCTGA
- a CDS encoding lytic murein transglycosylase, which yields MTHRDSRNPTFLTRRTLLGTAIGAGALMANPLRALASPPGFDQWREGFRARALARGISEGTYIRVLSRIEPDMSVFQKMRKQPEFNEQLWQYINRRVSDWRLAAGKVALQKYSALFARIEKDFGVERGTLLALWGVETAYGDPLVQQNHMRPVFPSLAALAWNEPRRKAYWETELINALRIVDKHWSTPEEMRGSWAGAMGHTQWMPEVWLNVGFDYDGDGRVSPFGRPDDALGSSARYLVNRGKYRRGEHWGYEVKGATAPKSGSQSYAKWAASGVTRADGQPFPRPNDSAQLWVPVQGGPSFLLGPNFYAVKSYNPSMNYALAIVHLGDRIQGGGPFVQPFPGSERALTLAEIQEVQTRLTKAGFDTGGTDGRVGNDTMQAVKDFQTKAGLLPADGYAGLKVLARLRQGS from the coding sequence ATGACACACAGAGATTCTCGGAATCCGACCTTCCTCACGCGACGAACGCTGCTTGGCACTGCGATTGGTGCAGGCGCGCTGATGGCCAATCCGCTTCGCGCGCTCGCGAGCCCTCCCGGCTTCGATCAATGGCGCGAAGGATTTCGCGCCCGCGCCCTCGCGCGCGGGATTTCCGAGGGCACCTACATTCGCGTGCTGAGCCGCATCGAACCGGACATGAGCGTGTTCCAGAAGATGCGCAAGCAGCCTGAGTTCAACGAGCAACTCTGGCAATACATCAACCGCCGCGTCTCGGACTGGCGTCTGGCCGCAGGCAAGGTGGCGCTTCAGAAATACAGTGCGCTGTTTGCGCGGATCGAAAAGGATTTCGGCGTCGAGCGCGGCACGCTGCTCGCGCTGTGGGGCGTCGAGACAGCGTACGGCGACCCGCTGGTGCAGCAGAACCATATGCGGCCAGTGTTTCCCTCGCTGGCGGCGCTGGCGTGGAACGAGCCCCGCCGCAAGGCCTACTGGGAAACCGAACTCATCAACGCGCTGCGCATTGTCGACAAGCATTGGAGCACGCCCGAGGAAATGCGCGGCTCATGGGCCGGCGCGATGGGCCACACCCAGTGGATGCCGGAAGTCTGGCTCAATGTCGGCTTCGACTACGACGGCGACGGCCGCGTCTCGCCGTTCGGCCGCCCCGATGACGCGCTGGGCTCCAGCGCGCGCTACCTCGTCAACCGCGGCAAGTATCGTCGCGGCGAGCATTGGGGTTATGAGGTGAAGGGCGCGACCGCGCCCAAGAGCGGCAGCCAGTCCTACGCCAAGTGGGCTGCCTCCGGCGTCACCCGCGCGGACGGCCAGCCGTTTCCGCGCCCCAACGATTCTGCACAGCTCTGGGTGCCCGTGCAGGGCGGACCATCGTTCCTGCTGGGACCGAATTTTTACGCCGTGAAGAGCTACAATCCGTCGATGAACTACGCGCTCGCCATCGTGCATCTCGGCGATCGCATTCAGGGCGGCGGACCATTCGTCCAGCCCTTCCCCGGATCGGAACGCGCGCTCACGCTGGCCGAAATCCAGGAAGTCCAGACGCGCCTCACCAAGGCGGGGTTCGACACCGGCGGCACCGATGGCCGCGTCGGCAACGACACCATGCAGGCAGTGAAAGATTTCCAGACCAAGGCAGGACTGCTGCCCGCTGACGGTTATGCCGGATTGAAGGTGCTGGCGCGGCTGCGGCAAGGATCGTAG
- a CDS encoding lysine-2,3-aminomutase-like protein, whose amino-acid sequence MTGRATATLRTAADLIEHGLVSPEQLPALEKVAARYAVAVTPAVAALIDPSDPHDPIARQYIPSADELVTQSNENADPIGDHPHSPVSGIVHRYPDRVLFKLVHVCAVYCRFCFRREMVGPGKETALSNEAYAAALDYIRTHPEIWEVILTGGDPLMLSARRLKEIMNDLAAIDHVRIIRIHTRVPVADPGRVTDETAAALRVSGATTWVAVHANHPRELTAEARGACARIIDAGIPMVSQSVLLRGVNDDPETLEALMRGFVECRIKPYYLHHGDLAPGTAHLRTTLEEGQKLMQHLRGRVSGLCQPDYVLDIPGGHGKAPVGPQYLSRTSEDADGQYRVADYCGDVHLYPPAE is encoded by the coding sequence ATGACCGGTCGCGCCACTGCAACGTTGCGAACGGCAGCCGACCTGATCGAGCATGGCCTGGTGTCTCCTGAGCAGCTACCCGCGCTTGAAAAGGTCGCTGCGCGTTACGCGGTCGCAGTGACACCCGCTGTGGCCGCGCTGATCGATCCATCCGATCCGCACGATCCGATCGCGCGGCAATACATTCCCTCCGCCGATGAACTAGTTACACAATCGAACGAGAATGCCGATCCCATCGGCGATCATCCCCATTCGCCGGTCAGCGGGATCGTGCACCGCTATCCGGACCGTGTGCTGTTCAAGCTCGTGCATGTTTGCGCGGTGTATTGCCGGTTTTGTTTCCGCCGCGAAATGGTTGGGCCGGGCAAGGAGACTGCGCTTTCGAATGAGGCCTATGCCGCTGCTCTGGACTACATTCGGACGCATCCGGAAATCTGGGAGGTGATCCTGACCGGCGGCGATCCGCTGATGCTGTCGGCACGTCGGCTGAAAGAGATCATGAACGATCTCGCTGCGATTGATCACGTCAGGATCATTCGCATTCACACGCGCGTGCCGGTTGCTGATCCGGGCCGCGTGACCGACGAGACCGCGGCCGCATTGAGAGTGAGCGGGGCGACCACGTGGGTTGCCGTGCACGCCAACCATCCGCGCGAACTGACGGCCGAGGCGCGTGGCGCCTGCGCGCGGATCATCGACGCGGGGATTCCGATGGTCAGCCAGTCGGTGCTGCTGCGCGGCGTCAACGACGACCCGGAGACGCTGGAGGCGCTGATGCGCGGCTTCGTCGAGTGCCGGATCAAGCCGTACTATTTGCATCACGGCGACCTTGCGCCGGGCACGGCCCATTTACGCACGACGCTGGAGGAAGGGCAGAAGTTGATGCAGCATCTGCGCGGGCGTGTGTCGGGACTATGCCAGCCGGATTACGTACTCGACATTCCGGGCGGTCACGGCAAGGCGCCGGTCGGGCCGCAGTATCTATCGCGGACAAGTGAAGACGCGGACGGTCAGTATCGCGTTGCGGATTACTGCGGCGATGTTCACCTCTATCCGCCTGCAGAGTAG